GGCGCGCAAGCATGTGCTGGCGCTCACCGAAGCCGGTTTCATCGAGGTCAACCCGCATCAGGCCCGGGGCATTCGCCTGGTGGGGCAACCACCGCGTCCGGAGCTGCTTGAGATCCCTGTGCTCGGTCGCGTGGCCGCCGGTGCGCCGATCGGCGCCGATGCCGACATCCATAACCGCCTGCTGCTCGACCCGGCGCTGTTTTCCCGCACCCCGGATTACATGCTGCGGGTGCAGGGCGACTCGATGATCGAAGACGGCATCCTTGATGGCGATCTGGTCGGGGTGCGGCGCAATCCCGAGGCGCTCAACGGCCAGATCGTCGTTGCGCGCCTGGACGGTGAGGTGACCATCAAGCGCTTCGAGCGGGTCGGTGCAGAAGTGCGCCTGCTGCCGCGTAACCCGGCGTATCAGCCGATTGTCGTGCGTGATGATCAGGATCTGGCCATCGAAGGCGTGTTCTGTGGTCTGGTGAGGCAAGGCTGATGGGCGCCGTCGTTGCGTTGGATACGCTGTTCAATGGTGGCCAGGTCTGGCGCGGCCGGCCTGCGCCACCGGCGGCGAGC
This genomic interval from Pseudomonas koreensis contains the following:
- the lexA gene encoding transcriptional repressor LexA encodes the protein MYSMTNLTPRRTAILTFIRDRIAEHGQPPSLAEISEAFGFASRSVARKHVLALTEAGFIEVNPHQARGIRLVGQPPRPELLEIPVLGRVAAGAPIGADADIHNRLLLDPALFSRTPDYMLRVQGDSMIEDGILDGDLVGVRRNPEALNGQIVVARLDGEVTIKRFERVGAEVRLLPRNPAYQPIVVRDDQDLAIEGVFCGLVRQG